A stretch of the Arachis stenosperma cultivar V10309 chromosome 6, arast.V10309.gnm1.PFL2, whole genome shotgun sequence genome encodes the following:
- the LOC130934290 gene encoding uncharacterized protein LOC130934290: protein MSPFRLVYGKACHLPVEVKHKAYWAIKECNSSLGKAGIDRKLKLVELECLMLEAYENSRLYKEKMKAVHDKNIRGREFGAGDLVILYNSRLRFLPGKLRSRWEGPYRVEKAEPYGVYHLRQPSSSDIFKVNGHRLKLYHGKKLTRNKELEIFLLEDAPHDKEN from the coding sequence ATGAGCCCCTTTCGATTGGTATATGGCAAAGCTTGCCACTTACCGGTGGAGGTAAAGCATAAAGCGTATTGGGCCATCAAGGAGTGCAACTCAAGTTTGGGAAAGGCCGGAATTGATAGGAAGCTAAAATTAGTGGAATTGGAGTGTTTGATGTTAGAAGCCTATGAGAACTCTAGACTTTACAAGGAGAAGATGAAAGCCGTGCATGACAAGAAcataagaggaagagaatttgGAGCCGGCGACCTAGTCATTCTCTACAATTCAAGATTAAGATTTTTGCCCGGAAAACTAAGGTCAAGATGGGAAGGACCCTATCGGGTAGAGAAGGCAGAACCTTACGGAGTCTATCATTTGCGCCAACCATCAAGTTCCGACATCTTCAAGGTTAATGGGCATCGGCTAAAGTTGTATCATGGTAAAAAGTTGACAAGAAACAAGGAGCTTGAGatattccttttggaagatGCACCTCATGACAAAGAGAATTGA